From Candidatus Methanoperedens sp., one genomic window encodes:
- a CDS encoding ferritin encodes MEVDEIIRLLNENFVREIEATLIYTRNAFIMPECDPGRVTEAIAIDEMRHMNWLADLIVKRGGKPGMEHKELDFGGDDLYGQLKKQMALETETIEIYKHQIESIDDQEVIGVLKHILDEEKRHRKEFRMRLEKISH; translated from the coding sequence CTGGAAGTCGATGAAATAATCCGTTTATTGAATGAAAATTTCGTAAGGGAAATTGAAGCCACATTGATCTATACCAGGAATGCTTTTATAATGCCAGAGTGCGACCCCGGCAGGGTGACCGAAGCGATAGCGATTGATGAAATGAGGCATATGAACTGGCTTGCCGACCTGATCGTAAAACGAGGCGGGAAGCCCGGTATGGAACATAAAGAACTTGATTTTGGCGGGGATGACCTTTACGGACAACTCAAAAAACAGATGGCACTTGAAACTGAAACCATAGAAATATACAAACATCAAATTGAAAGTATTGATGATCAGGAAGTTATTGGCGTGTTAAAACATATCCTGGATGAAGAAAAAAGGCACAGGAAAGAGTTCAGGATGAGACTTGAAAAGATCAGCCATTAA
- a CDS encoding DedA family protein, which produces MFESLESILLNYGYQGLFLASFLASTILPFGSEGILVYLVQKKFNIPALVLVAAVGNFLGACTSYYIGFKGRILIEKYLRFDPKELEKGEQFFTKYGLFVLLFTWLPFIGDVFTVVGGLLRTDFKIFSVLVFTGKFLRYLAVAYLANAIL; this is translated from the coding sequence ATGTTTGAATCCCTTGAAAGCATTCTGCTTAATTATGGTTATCAGGGTCTTTTTCTGGCAAGTTTCCTGGCATCGACCATTCTTCCTTTCGGAAGCGAAGGTATCCTGGTTTATCTTGTCCAGAAAAAATTCAACATACCTGCGCTGGTACTGGTAGCAGCAGTTGGTAACTTTCTCGGGGCCTGTACAAGTTATTATATCGGTTTTAAAGGAAGAATACTTATTGAAAAATACCTGAGGTTTGATCCGAAAGAACTTGAAAAGGGAGAACAATTTTTCACTAAATACGGTTTATTTGTATTGTTATTTACATGGCTTCCTTTCATAGGAGATGTATTCACAGTGGTTGGCGGATTATTGCGGACGGATTTCAAGATTTTTTCTGTTCTTGTATTCACGGGCAAATTCCTTCGCTATCTGGCAGTGGCATATCTTGCTAATGCTATTCTTTAA
- a CDS encoding ATP-binding cassette domain-containing protein encodes MGNTVEVSHITKSYHGQFVVNDISFNIAPGEVFGLIGPNGAGKTTIIRMLLDIIRPDSGELQVLGSGIDDGIKDRIGYLPEERGLYRSLTVMDSLMYLGALKNKHSKNRSMELLEKMNLLPNKDMKISELSKGMQQKIQLIAAISHYPQFIILDEPFSGLDPVNMKLVKDMILELGKQGKTILISTHMMDQVERMCDRILMIQKGKMVLYGSVNEIKSRFGKNAIQLEFEGELKSLPGVKRMNHSGNYAELILDPGADAQEVLRNIMKSVRVNRFEISSPSLNEIFIQVEAKA; translated from the coding sequence ATGGGAAATACTGTTGAAGTTTCGCATATTACAAAATCGTATCATGGGCAATTTGTAGTAAATGATATTTCTTTTAATATTGCACCAGGGGAAGTATTCGGTCTGATCGGGCCAAACGGGGCAGGAAAAACCACGATCATACGAATGCTTCTTGATATCATCAGGCCGGATTCCGGCGAATTACAGGTACTGGGCTCTGGAATTGATGATGGGATAAAAGACAGGATAGGTTACCTTCCTGAAGAACGTGGATTATATCGCAGTCTAACAGTCATGGACTCTCTTATGTATCTTGGAGCCCTGAAAAATAAACATAGCAAAAACAGGAGTATGGAACTTCTTGAGAAAATGAATCTGCTTCCTAATAAGGATATGAAAATTTCCGAACTTAGTAAAGGCATGCAGCAGAAGATACAGCTCATCGCAGCGATAAGTCATTATCCGCAGTTTATTATCCTGGATGAACCATTTTCAGGTCTTGATCCTGTGAATATGAAACTTGTAAAAGACATGATACTTGAACTCGGAAAGCAGGGTAAAACCATACTCATCAGCACACACATGATGGATCAGGTAGAGCGTATGTGCGACCGGATATTGATGATACAGAAGGGAAAAATGGTATTATATGGAAGCGTAAATGAAATAAAATCCAGATTCGGTAAAAATGCAATCCAGCTTGAATTTGAGGGCGAACTGAAAAGTTTACCCGGAGTGAAGAGGATGAATCATTCCGGAAATTATGCTGAATTAATTCTCGATCCTGGTGCAGATGCCCAGGAGGTATTAAGAAATATAATGAAGAGTGTCAGAGTCAACAGGTTTGAGATATCTTCGCCATCTCTTAACGAGATATTTATCCAGGTGGAGGCAAAAGCATGA
- a CDS encoding ABC transporter permease, with protein MTKWITIAKHEFTYNIRRKEFLFVTFGLPLLMFAIMGLPILLAGNSMNNQEYKIGFVDNTGLFEPLNFTGFSNEELAQKDLFDGKITHLFIIPSDYVTTGKIIIYSSKKDISGSITVETQIKNFLLDNLLKGEKKELLERIKNPIIGEYFTLNEKGESRDDRLFALLIPIAFAAFFMLSIFTSSNFLLQGVVEEKENRVMEILLSSVSHRELLTGKIFGLGAVGMTQIIIWQIIGIGILKTGPMAGLVSKLNVSPALLFFASGYFILGYLVFACIMAGIGAVATTSREGQQMAGIFTLTGAMPLIISRFIIESPGSIFSTFMSYFPLTSPVTMMIRLSAGEIQFYELMISLIILTVSILIIIELSVRIFRASLLIYGKKPSIREIVKYLREG; from the coding sequence ATGACAAAATGGATAACCATCGCAAAACATGAATTTACATACAATATTCGCAGGAAAGAATTCCTTTTTGTGACTTTTGGTCTTCCGCTTCTCATGTTTGCAATAATGGGTCTTCCGATCCTTTTAGCCGGGAACAGCATGAACAACCAGGAATATAAGATCGGTTTTGTTGATAATACAGGTTTATTTGAGCCGCTCAACTTCACAGGTTTTTCTAATGAAGAACTCGCACAAAAAGACCTTTTTGATGGAAAGATTACACACTTATTTATAATTCCTTCAGATTATGTAACTACCGGAAAGATCATTATATACTCTTCAAAAAAGGATATTTCAGGCTCAATTACAGTTGAAACTCAAATTAAAAATTTCCTTCTGGATAATCTTTTAAAAGGCGAGAAAAAAGAGCTCCTTGAAAGAATAAAAAATCCTATCATTGGCGAGTATTTCACGCTCAATGAAAAAGGAGAAAGCAGGGACGATAGATTATTTGCACTTCTCATTCCGATTGCATTTGCCGCGTTTTTCATGCTTTCCATTTTCACCTCATCGAACTTTCTTTTGCAGGGTGTCGTCGAAGAAAAAGAGAACAGGGTCATGGAAATATTACTTTCATCGGTCTCGCATCGCGAACTTCTCACAGGTAAAATATTCGGACTTGGGGCAGTGGGTATGACGCAAATAATCATATGGCAAATAATCGGTATTGGAATATTAAAAACAGGACCGATGGCCGGACTTGTTTCAAAATTGAATGTTTCTCCCGCGCTCCTGTTTTTTGCATCAGGTTATTTTATTTTAGGTTACCTTGTTTTTGCATGTATAATGGCAGGCATCGGGGCAGTGGCAACAACTTCAAGGGAAGGCCAGCAGATGGCCGGGATATTTACATTAACGGGAGCGATGCCGTTAATTATCTCACGATTCATAATCGAAAGTCCCGGTTCAATTTTCAGCACATTTATGAGTTATTTCCCCCTGACATCTCCAGTTACTATGATGATACGGCTTTCTGCAGGCGAAATACAGTTCTATGAATTGATGATCAGCCTGATCATCCTGACGGTTTCGATATTAATCATCATAGAACTATCGGTCAGGATATTCAGGGCAAGTCTCTTGATATATGGTAAGAAACCATCTATCAGAGAGATTGTTAAATATTTGCGCGAAGGGTAA
- a CDS encoding TIGR04084 family radical SAM/SPASM domain-containing protein gives MHYHIILTKECNLKCEYCGGGSDSPPGEIQYSIDELKKFIYRDEKPILEFYGGEPLLRIGTIEQIMDSLPARFVIQTNGLLLNKLESHYLKKFHSILVSIDGTGDVTDRARGTGVYDRTMDNIKLIRQRGFAGDLVARMTVSQGTDIYENVMHLLTLKEPGFDHVHWQLDFEMFWEAWENTVPRLSDWINFYNSGISSLIKWWVLKMGRTGHVAGIVPFIGIMNSLLNHTDSHLRCGSGIDFYTIMPDGRISACPVSIDFDFSVIGSIHDDVPSSLPGKANVGEPCTLCDIFRICGGRCLFVNRSQQLLKENGYEMICSTVRHLVKELQKAMPQIQELIYAGVIEISDFDYPEFNNGCEIIP, from the coding sequence ATGCATTACCATATAATCCTGACAAAAGAATGCAACCTCAAATGCGAATATTGCGGAGGGGGAAGCGATTCACCACCCGGGGAGATCCAGTACTCAATAGATGAACTTAAAAAGTTCATTTATCGTGATGAAAAACCAATACTTGAATTCTATGGGGGTGAGCCTCTCCTTCGGATTGGAACTATTGAACAGATCATGGACTCATTGCCTGCAAGATTTGTTATCCAGACTAACGGTCTCCTCCTTAATAAACTCGAATCACATTATCTGAAAAAGTTCCATTCGATCCTGGTATCGATAGATGGTACAGGGGATGTGACAGACAGGGCGCGCGGGACAGGAGTCTATGACAGGACCATGGATAATATAAAGCTGATCAGGCAAAGGGGATTTGCAGGAGACCTTGTTGCCAGGATGACTGTGTCGCAGGGGACTGATATTTATGAAAATGTCATGCATCTTCTTACACTAAAAGAGCCGGGTTTTGATCATGTTCACTGGCAGCTTGATTTTGAAATGTTCTGGGAAGCATGGGAGAACACAGTGCCCAGGCTTTCGGATTGGATCAACTTTTATAATTCCGGGATCTCTTCACTTATTAAATGGTGGGTTCTCAAGATGGGGCGAACAGGTCATGTTGCAGGTATCGTACCATTTATCGGTATAATGAATTCTCTTCTCAATCATACGGATTCTCATCTTCGATGCGGTTCCGGAATAGATTTTTATACAATAATGCCAGACGGCAGGATTTCTGCCTGTCCCGTTTCAATTGATTTTGATTTTTCAGTAATAGGATCAATACACGATGATGTCCCGTCATCTCTTCCTGGTAAAGCAAACGTTGGCGAACCCTGCACTTTATGCGATATTTTTCGGATTTGCGGTGGCAGATGCCTGTTTGTTAACAGGTCGCAGCAGCTGTTAAAAGAAAACGGATATGAAATGATATGCAGCACCGTCCGGCACCTGGTAAAAGAATTACAGAAGGCTATGCCGCAAATTCAAGAGCTTATTTATGCCGGAGTTATTGAAATATCGGATTTTGATTATCCGGAATTCAATAATGGCTGTGAAATTATTCCTTGA
- a CDS encoding ArsR family transcriptional regulator, translated as MKSLSVNVLDKADEEFADTLIELGLKRNVAKVLTYLKNVKDVTSRDLEMGSDLRQPEVSIAMRELEELGWIAEREEKKPGKGRPYKIYQLKTDIEAIIEHLETQKKKESQAMMASIKRLKELTK; from the coding sequence ATGAAAAGTCTTTCAGTTAATGTTCTTGACAAAGCAGATGAAGAATTTGCCGATACACTTATCGAGTTGGGATTAAAACGAAATGTTGCAAAAGTTCTTACTTATTTAAAAAATGTTAAAGATGTAACTTCCAGGGATCTTGAAATGGGCTCTGATCTTAGACAGCCAGAAGTCAGCATAGCTATGCGCGAACTTGAAGAACTGGGCTGGATAGCAGAAAGAGAGGAGAAAAAACCTGGAAAAGGCAGACCATATAAGATATATCAATTAAAAACAGATATTGAAGCCATCATCGAACATCTTGAAACACAGAAGAAAAAAGAATCACAGGCAATGATGGCAAGCATAAAGCGCTTAAAAGAACTGACAAAATAA
- the cofH gene encoding 7,8-didemethyl-8-hydroxy-5-deazariboflavin synthase subunit CofH: MICDDSTERIEAGNCTIDDAFTLLNNPNILFSLADKLRKKAAGDRVTYVINRNINFTNMCIGTCKFCAFKKEEGYIMSIPEILEKTREAAKTNATEVCIQGGLLPGWDVFNYCNILENIKNEFPDMHIHAFSPMEVYHASHNSNISYKETISNLKRSGLGSMPGTAAEILVDRVREKICPDKLTTHEWVDVIKAAHNSGIPTTATIMYGHIETLKERIEHIMLIRDIQKKTGGFTEFVPLPFMPSNNILGIGKNVSRGIEDLKLHALARVILYPTIRNIQASWVKLGRELAQKALKYGANDLGGTLMEEKISKSAGSTSGEYMAPSEFERLIKQMNRLPQQRDTLYRHVNVV, encoded by the coding sequence ATGATTTGTGATGACAGCACAGAACGCATCGAAGCAGGAAACTGTACAATTGATGATGCATTTACGCTTTTAAACAATCCGAATATTTTATTTTCCCTTGCTGACAAACTTCGGAAAAAAGCTGCTGGAGACAGGGTTACCTATGTCATTAACAGGAATATAAATTTTACAAATATGTGCATCGGCACATGCAAATTCTGCGCATTCAAGAAAGAAGAAGGGTATATTATGTCGATTCCTGAAATTCTTGAAAAGACAAGAGAAGCTGCAAAGACCAATGCTACTGAGGTATGCATCCAGGGAGGACTTCTTCCTGGCTGGGATGTTTTTAATTACTGCAATATACTTGAGAATATTAAGAATGAATTCCCGGATATGCATATCCATGCTTTTTCTCCAATGGAAGTTTATCATGCTTCGCATAATAGCAATATAAGTTATAAGGAAACAATCTCAAATCTAAAAAGATCGGGTCTTGGCTCAATGCCCGGGACAGCCGCCGAAATACTTGTTGACCGTGTAAGGGAAAAAATCTGCCCGGATAAACTTACAACGCATGAATGGGTAGATGTCATAAAGGCGGCCCATAATTCAGGGATACCCACCACTGCAACAATAATGTACGGACACATTGAGACATTGAAAGAACGGATCGAACATATAATGTTGATACGAGATATCCAGAAAAAAACAGGGGGTTTCACTGAATTTGTACCGCTTCCTTTCATGCCTTCAAATAACATACTTGGAATAGGCAAAAACGTTTCCCGGGGTATTGAGGATTTGAAATTACATGCCCTTGCCAGGGTAATTCTTTATCCAACTATCAGGAATATCCAGGCAAGCTGGGTGAAACTTGGCAGAGAGCTTGCACAAAAAGCCCTGAAATACGGAGCGAACGACCTTGGCGGGACATTGATGGAAGAAAAGATATCAAAAAGCGCCGGGTCTACAAGTGGTGAGTATATGGCGCCTTCTGAGTTTGAGAGATTGATAAAACAGATGAACCGGTTGCCACAACAGAGAGATACTCTTTACAGGCATGTCAATGTTGTGTAA
- the cofG gene encoding 7,8-didemethyl-8-hydroxy-5-deazariboflavin synthase subunit CofG, with the protein MSLPFVTFSRNVFIPLTNICRNSCGYCGFRRYMGHPEAKLLSPGQVTDIILKGARAGCSEALFTFGEHPEEVPGFREWLLESGYESIIDYLLDMCKLSIELGLLPHSNPGILGKSEFEKLRPYNASMGLMLETLADIKGHEGCSGKNPVSRIRTIEYAGELKIPFTTGILVGIGETWEERVRSISKIKDLHEKFGHIQEVIIQNFIPKPGTKMATCTAPGLDEMIRTVKMARELLPSEITIQVPPNLIPPRDLVKCGAGDLGGISPETIDFINPDAPWPNYLELQAMVDVPLRERLPIYPAYIKKGWYSAQMKDLLSCLSDAEGFRKTYKQASH; encoded by the coding sequence ATGTCTTTGCCTTTTGTCACGTTCTCAAGAAATGTATTCATACCACTCACAAATATTTGCAGGAATAGTTGCGGATATTGTGGATTCAGACGTTATATGGGGCACCCTGAGGCAAAACTTCTCTCACCCGGGCAAGTCACGGATATAATATTAAAAGGCGCGCGCGCCGGTTGCTCTGAGGCGCTTTTCACATTTGGGGAGCATCCTGAGGAAGTTCCGGGTTTCAGGGAATGGCTTCTGGAATCCGGTTATGAGAGTATAATCGATTATCTTCTTGACATGTGCAAACTTTCGATCGAACTCGGCCTTTTACCTCACAGCAATCCCGGCATACTCGGAAAGTCAGAATTTGAAAAACTAAGGCCATATAATGCCAGCATGGGACTGATGCTTGAGACACTTGCAGATATCAAAGGACATGAAGGATGTTCGGGAAAGAATCCCGTATCCCGTATAAGAACCATTGAATATGCAGGAGAACTCAAAATCCCATTCACGACGGGGATACTCGTGGGGATAGGTGAAACATGGGAAGAACGGGTGCGCTCGATCAGTAAAATAAAAGACTTACATGAAAAATTCGGGCATATCCAGGAAGTCATAATCCAGAACTTCATTCCCAAGCCAGGAACTAAAATGGCAACATGTACTGCTCCGGGATTGGATGAGATGATACGGACGGTAAAGATGGCACGCGAGCTACTCCCTTCGGAAATAACCATACAGGTGCCGCCTAATCTTATTCCTCCGCGTGACCTGGTGAAATGCGGTGCAGGCGATCTTGGAGGAATATCGCCGGAAACCATCGATTTTATTAATCCCGATGCGCCATGGCCGAATTATCTTGAATTACAGGCAATGGTGGATGTTCCCCTTCGTGAACGCCTGCCAATATATCCCGCGTATATAAAAAAAGGATGGTACAGCGCTCAGATGAAGGATTTATTAAGCTGTCTTTCTGACGCAGAAGGATTTCGGAAAACTTATAAGCAAGCATCTCATTAA
- a CDS encoding ABC transporter ATP-binding protein, with translation MIKVKAEDIKKDFPNKSGRAMSVALGGINLEISDGEFFAIVGPSGCGKSTFLEIVAGLIKPTSGSIYIDGVRITGPDHNRGIVFQGYALFPWRTVMGNVAYGLEEKGVQVSEIRKICMDYICLVGLSGFENHYPHELSGGMKQRVAIARALAYDPDILLMDEPFAALDAQTRENMQGEVLRIWEKTKKTVLFVTHNIEEAVFLADRIAIMSGRPGVIKKIIDVPLSRPRREEHRLTQDFIRVRQDAGILVREEAHVT, from the coding sequence ATGATCAAGGTAAAAGCCGAGGATATAAAAAAGGATTTTCCAAATAAAAGTGGCAGAGCAATGTCTGTTGCCCTTGGCGGCATAAATCTTGAGATCAGCGATGGTGAGTTCTTTGCAATTGTGGGCCCGAGCGGCTGTGGAAAATCAACATTCCTTGAGATCGTGGCAGGTCTCATAAAACCAACGTCAGGCAGCATCTATATCGATGGTGTCCGTATCACAGGCCCGGACCACAACAGGGGGATCGTGTTCCAGGGATATGCATTGTTCCCATGGCGAACGGTAATGGGAAACGTAGCTTATGGCCTTGAAGAAAAAGGAGTGCAGGTATCGGAAATAAGGAAAATATGTATGGATTATATCTGCCTTGTTGGTCTTTCAGGTTTTGAAAATCATTATCCCCATGAACTGAGCGGAGGAATGAAGCAACGTGTTGCGATTGCAAGGGCGCTGGCATACGATCCTGATATTTTATTGATGGATGAGCCGTTTGCAGCTCTTGATGCACAGACGCGGGAAAACATGCAGGGTGAAGTGCTTCGCATCTGGGAAAAAACAAAAAAGACAGTCCTGTTCGTGACTCATAATATCGAAGAAGCTGTTTTCCTCGCTGACAGGATAGCAATCATGTCAGGAAGACCAGGTGTTATAAAAAAGATAATTGATGTGCCACTTTCCCGCCCGCGGCGGGAAGAACACAGGCTCACGCAGGATTTCATTAGGGTGAGACAGGATGCAGGAATTCTTGTAAGGGAGGAGGCGCATGTCACCTAA
- a CDS encoding ABC transporter permease, which yields MSPKYLKKSLALITFLIMWELLPASGVISKTFLSPPSEVFQALMKLILSGELWIHTSISLRRALIGFALAVVTMIPLGLLMGWYRGFEEISDGLVQAMRQVSSLSLFPVFLLFFGIGEFSKIAVIFWGAQWPLLLNTINGVKTVDPLLIKSARSMGSNDLSIFRKVVLPSLLPSLFVGLRLSATHSLLVLVAAEMIGATSGLGYSIKNWEFNFMIPEMYAAIVVLAVLGLVTNYSLVWIEKKIVKWKEEI from the coding sequence ATGTCACCTAAATATCTCAAAAAAAGTCTTGCCCTGATCACTTTTTTGATCATGTGGGAATTATTACCTGCAAGCGGGGTAATAAGTAAAACTTTCCTGTCGCCACCATCTGAAGTTTTCCAGGCATTGATGAAGCTTATCTTATCGGGAGAACTCTGGATTCATACAAGCATCAGCCTCCGGCGAGCTTTGATAGGCTTTGCGCTTGCTGTGGTCACCATGATCCCCCTCGGACTGTTGATGGGCTGGTACAGGGGTTTCGAAGAGATCTCGGATGGTCTTGTCCAGGCGATGCGCCAGGTATCGTCATTATCCCTGTTCCCGGTATTCCTGTTGTTCTTTGGAATAGGTGAATTTTCAAAGATCGCTGTGATATTCTGGGGCGCCCAGTGGCCTTTGCTACTGAATACCATAAATGGCGTGAAAACTGTTGACCCCCTGTTGATCAAATCAGCACGCTCAATGGGATCAAATGACCTGTCAATATTCAGGAAAGTGGTCCTCCCTTCATTGCTACCCTCATTATTTGTAGGTTTGAGATTATCGGCCACACATTCCCTGCTTGTGCTTGTGGCTGCCGAGATGATCGGTGCGACTTCAGGATTAGGATATTCAATCAAGAACTGGGAATTCAATTTCATGATACCTGAAATGTATGCTGCAATAGTGGTACTTGCGGTTCTGGGGCTGGTCACAAATTATTCTCTTGTGTGGATCGAAAAAAAAATAGTCAAATGGAAAGAAGAAATATAG
- a CDS encoding ABC transporter substrate-binding protein: MKNKIKILAAVIVIALIALAGCLTDEKDEKNSQKDNLTKENVVTIRYLSSSAVVEPYEFASELGYLNGINISRLGTNTGGPEDIMSVATGSTDVGHSAWISIINAKVRGAQIQAVAGPMGNSPDSWYEGTPYLSKWIVLENSTIRSAKDLKGKKIAVHTLGAHAEYVMREYLSRNNLSKDDVELLVMSRHEEVLRQGLVDVVAPVGPQIDRMEAGGGVRVLFTDYDVIGNQTHCGMFMSEKFIKENPQAVKLFVEGSAKAADWAKDHPEEARELAAKIMKDKGGNPDLAKYWKGFGVREHALLQDSDVQFWIDWLVKDGRISEGQYKPSDFYTNEYNPYFKG, encoded by the coding sequence ATGAAAAATAAAATAAAGATTCTTGCAGCAGTTATTGTTATAGCCCTGATCGCTCTGGCAGGCTGTCTGACGGATGAAAAGGATGAAAAAAACTCGCAAAAAGACAATTTGACAAAAGAAAACGTTGTTACAATACGTTATCTCTCATCATCGGCAGTTGTCGAACCATATGAGTTTGCAAGCGAACTTGGGTATCTAAATGGCATAAACATCAGCCGCCTGGGTACAAATACTGGAGGACCGGAGGATATAATGTCCGTAGCTACCGGAAGTACGGATGTGGGGCATTCAGCATGGATCTCGATAATTAACGCAAAAGTACGGGGGGCGCAAATCCAGGCAGTCGCCGGGCCAATGGGTAACTCACCTGATAGCTGGTATGAGGGGACACCTTACTTATCCAAATGGATAGTGCTTGAGAACAGCACGATCAGGAGCGCAAAAGACCTTAAAGGAAAAAAGATCGCAGTCCATACACTTGGCGCCCATGCTGAATATGTGATGCGTGAATATCTTTCTAGAAATAACTTGTCAAAAGATGATGTGGAACTTCTTGTAATGTCCCGCCATGAGGAAGTCCTGAGGCAGGGACTTGTAGATGTGGTCGCTCCCGTAGGCCCTCAGATCGACAGGATGGAAGCAGGAGGCGGTGTCAGGGTGTTGTTTACGGATTATGATGTGATCGGGAACCAGACCCACTGCGGCATGTTCATGTCCGAGAAATTCATAAAGGAGAATCCGCAGGCTGTGAAGCTGTTCGTAGAAGGAAGTGCAAAAGCTGCGGACTGGGCAAAAGATCATCCTGAAGAAGCCAGGGAACTTGCTGCCAAAATAATGAAAGACAAAGGCGGGAATCCTGACCTGGCAAAATACTGGAAGGGTTTTGGCGTGAGAGAACATGCGCTTCTTCAGGATAGCGATGTGCAATTCTGGATAGACTGGCTTGTGAAGGATGGGAGGATTAGCGAAGGGCAGTATAAGCCTTCGGATTTTTATACGAATGAGTACAATCCCTATTTTAAGGGATGA
- a CDS encoding DUF1284 domain-containing protein — protein MGGLAKGSISLRIFIRMSTIPILRDEILRFKNDRESRSKLRGHHLICLNFFRGEGYSEDFIRNIYEVLTKEKVEIVSGPDEVCAKCPYLKDEKCKSFEYTNEMILIQDKKALGLLGFMPGMIVDWNMIAARLSDILEEWKAQFCAGCGYREVCFNE, from the coding sequence ATGGGAGGATTAGCGAAGGGCAGTATAAGCCTTCGGATTTTTATACGAATGAGTACAATCCCTATTTTAAGGGATGAGATTTTGAGATTTAAAAATGATCGCGAATCCAGATCAAAACTTCGCGGTCATCATCTCATTTGTCTTAATTTCTTCAGGGGTGAAGGCTACTCTGAAGATTTTATCAGAAATATATATGAAGTCCTCACTAAAGAAAAAGTGGAAATAGTATCAGGGCCGGATGAAGTATGCGCAAAATGCCCGTATCTTAAAGATGAAAAATGCAAAAGCTTTGAATATACGAATGAGATGATCTTGATCCAGGACAAAAAAGCGCTGGGATTGCTGGGATTCATGCCTGGTATGATTGTTGACTGGAATATGATCGCTGCAAGATTATCCGATATTCTGGAAGAATGGAAAGCGCAATTTTGTGCAGGGTGCGGATATAGAGAAGTGTGTTTCAATGAATAA
- a CDS encoding phosphoribosylformimino-5-aminoimidazole carboxamide ribotide isomerase: MFRIIFVMDILNGIVVHAVRGERAKYRPVENSRICDSSDPLEMISTIMPSQVYIADLDHIQEFGDNFGLIEQISRKTNTMVDIGVKNMDDVRKCAKVTDTVIIGTETASLETIEKAAAQFPGRINVSMDMKNGIVLTKDLKMDVQPEKLIRKLNEFDLKDIIILDLGKVGTSTGINTDFLKEMAGISTHKIIVGGGIKDLDDIVVLQESGIDGALVATAVHNGKIPIELIH; encoded by the coding sequence ATGTTTCGGATTATCTTCGTAATGGACATACTTAATGGTATTGTAGTGCACGCAGTGAGGGGCGAACGGGCAAAATACAGGCCTGTTGAAAATAGCCGGATTTGCGATTCATCTGATCCACTTGAAATGATTTCCACGATCATGCCTTCTCAAGTGTATATTGCCGATCTTGACCATATCCAGGAATTTGGTGATAATTTTGGATTGATCGAACAGATATCCCGGAAAACAAACACTATGGTGGATATTGGCGTAAAAAATATGGATGATGTCCGTAAATGTGCGAAGGTTACAGATACAGTCATCATTGGCACTGAAACCGCTTCACTGGAAACTATAGAAAAAGCAGCCGCTCAATTTCCAGGACGTATCAATGTTAGTATGGATATGAAAAATGGGATTGTGTTGACAAAAGACCTGAAAATGGATGTGCAGCCGGAAAAACTTATACGAAAATTGAATGAATTTGACCTGAAGGATATTATCATACTGGATTTAGGTAAAGTGGGAACAAGTACCGGGATAAACACAGATTTTTTAAAGGAAATGGCTGGAATATCAACGCACAAAATCATTGTTGGCGGTGGAATAAAGGACCTGGATGATATCGTTGTACTCCAGGAATCGGGCATTGATGGCGCACTTGTGGCAACTGCGGTGCATAATGGTAAAATACCGATAGAACTTATTCATTGA